In the Anaerostipes caccae L1-92 genome, TAGGCTGATAAGAGCTCTTCATAGAAACAATGCGGTTAAATACCATGTGATCCTTTGTTGTATCTTTTGTGTCCAGGCAAAAATACCCCTGTCTGACAAACTGGAAGCTGTCTCCAGGAGCTGCCTCCTCAAGAGACGGCTCAACATAGCAGTCTTTTAATATTATGAGAGAATCTGGATTTAAATTAACAGATCCATCCTCGTTATACACGCCTTTTTCCTCATCTACAATATTTTCATATAAACGGACTTCGGCCTTTTTTGCAAAAGGAGCGGCAACCCAGTGAATGGTCCCCTTCACTTTTCGTCCGTCGGGGCTGTTGCCTCCTCTGGATTCCGGATCATAGGTACAGAGTACCTCTGTGACATTTCCGTCCTCATCGGTCACGTAGTCTGTGCAGGTCACAAAATATCCGTTCATCAGACGCACTTCGTTGCCGGGATACAGACGGAAATACTTCTTCGGCCTCTCAATCTTAAAATCATCCCGCTCTATATACAGTTCTCTGCAAAACGGCACTTTTCTTGTGCCCATCTCTTCATTTTCCTGATTATTTTTTACTTCCATATACTCTACCTTGTCTTCCGGGTAGTTTGTAATAACCAGCTTGATTGGGTCCAGGACAGCCGATACCCTTGGCTTTTTCAGCTTCAGGTCATCTCTGATGCAGTACTCAAGCATGGCATAATCAACGGAGCTGTGACTCTTAGCCACACCGACCAGCTCCATAAACCTGCGGATGGATTCCGGAGTATATCCACGGCGTCTCAGTGCAGACAGCGTCACAAGCCTCGGATCATCCCAGCCGTCCACGATTCCGTCATCCACCAGCTTCTTGATATAGCGTTTTCCCGTGACTACATTGGTAAGATAAAGTTTTGCAAACTCAATCTGCTTCGGCGGATGTACAAACTCGCACTCTTTTACAACCCAGTCATATAGCGGCCTGTGATCCTCAAACTCCAGTGTACAGATGGAATGAGTCACGCCTTCAAAGGCATCCTCCAGCGGATGCGCAAAATCATACATCGGATAAATGCACCAATCGTCACCTGTATTGTGATGTTCCATTCTGGCAATACGGTAAAGGATCGGGTCCCTCATGTTCATATTACCGGAAGTCATATCAATCTTAGCCCTGAGCACCTTGCTTCCGTCTTCAAACTCTCCATTTTTCATTGCGCGGAATAATGCAAGGTTTTCTTCCGGTGTACGGTCTCTGTACGGACTGTTTTTTCCCGGTTCCGTCAGCGTTCCCCTGTATTCCCGGATCTCCTCCGGCGTCAGGTCGCACACGTAGGCCTTTCCTTTCTTGATCAGGAACTCTGCACATTCATACATACGGTCAAAATAATTGGATGCAAAATAAATCGTCTGGTCATAATCTGCTCCAAGCCACTCCACATCCTCTTTGATCGAATCTACATACTCGGTCTTTTCCTTCGTCGGATTCGTATCGTCAAACCGGAAATGAAAATCTCCGCCGTACTCTTTCGCCAGTCCATAGTTTAAAAGGATTGATTTGGCATGTCCGATATGCAGGTAGCCGTTTGGCTCCGGCGGGAACCTGGTCACAATTTTTTCGTATTTCCCTTCTTTCAGATCTTCTTCAATGATCTGTTCTATAAAATTTTTTGAGATCGCCTCTTCCATCGTGTCTCCATTCCTCCATACTTTTCATTATTCTCTAATAATATAAGACATATTTTAAATACAATCAAGGGCTTCTCTTACATTTGCGACGCCCAAAAGCCGCATGTTTGTCCTGATCTTTAAGCTGTCCACATTTGCCTTGGGAAGGATGCAGGTTTTAAATCCAAGCTTTTCCGCCTCTTTGATCCTCTGGTCTCCCTGGGATACTCTCCGTACCTCGCCTACCAGCCCGACTTCCCCGAAGATGATCGTATCTTCCGGGAGAGGTATGTTTTTATAGCTGGATGCAATGGCCAGAATAATCCCCAGGTCAATCGCCGGCTCTCCCAGCCTCATGCCTCCGGCCAGGTTCACATAGGCGTCACAGCCGCCCAGCTGGAGACCGACCCTTTTTTCCAAAACTGCCATAAGAAGATTGACCCTATTATAGTCAATTCCCACCGCTGTTCTCCTCGGCATCTGAAAACTCGTGGGAGAGATCAGTGCCTGAATCTCGATAAGAATCGGCCTGGTTCCCTCCAGGGAACATACTACCACAGAACCGGAGGCGTCCA is a window encoding:
- a CDS encoding glutamine--tRNA ligase/YqeY domain fusion protein, with protein sequence MEEAISKNFIEQIIEEDLKEGKYEKIVTRFPPEPNGYLHIGHAKSILLNYGLAKEYGGDFHFRFDDTNPTKEKTEYVDSIKEDVEWLGADYDQTIYFASNYFDRMYECAEFLIKKGKAYVCDLTPEEIREYRGTLTEPGKNSPYRDRTPEENLALFRAMKNGEFEDGSKVLRAKIDMTSGNMNMRDPILYRIARMEHHNTGDDWCIYPMYDFAHPLEDAFEGVTHSICTLEFEDHRPLYDWVVKECEFVHPPKQIEFAKLYLTNVVTGKRYIKKLVDDGIVDGWDDPRLVTLSALRRRGYTPESIRRFMELVGVAKSHSSVDYAMLEYCIRDDLKLKKPRVSAVLDPIKLVITNYPEDKVEYMEVKNNQENEEMGTRKVPFCRELYIERDDFKIERPKKYFRLYPGNEVRLMNGYFVTCTDYVTDEDGNVTEVLCTYDPESRGGNSPDGRKVKGTIHWVAAPFAKKAEVRLYENIVDEEKGVYNEDGSVNLNPDSLIILKDCYVEPSLEEAAPGDSFQFVRQGYFCLDTKDTTKDHMVFNRIVSMKSSYQPK